The stretch of DNA CATCATGAAATCCGGTTGGCGGAAGCCACCCTGAAAACGGTTCGGGTACCGCAAAGGCGGGGGCGTCCCCGAACACGGCCCAAGGAATTGGTGGCTGACAAAGCTTATGACAGCCGTTCTTTTCGAATTTGGTTGCGCCGACGGGGGATCAAGCCCACCATTGCCACCATTCAGCGAAAAAGCCGCAAACCCCGTCGTGGCCGACCCATCCGTGTGGGAGAGGGATACCGCC from Planifilum fulgidum encodes:
- a CDS encoding transposase is translated as HHEIRLAEATLKTVRVPQRRGRPRTRPKELVADKAYDSRSFRIWLRRRGIKPTIATIQRKSRKPRRGRPIRVGEGYRRRWIIERCFGWMTNYRRLVVRYDRYLYIYRAFCLIAFIIWCVNRILK